The following proteins come from a genomic window of Pseudomonas hygromyciniae:
- the gbcA gene encoding aromatic ring-hydroxylating oxygenase subunit alpha — MDVTATLSLGDPLEPARKATAQMLQERERTFSLPQPFYSDQRLFDIDMQEIFQKEWLIAGMTCEIPAKGNYLTLQIGKNPIIVIRGAEGVVHAFHNVCRHRGSRLCTSDKGKVAKLVCHYHQWTYELDGRLLFAGTEMGADFDMKQYGLKPVNVKTAGGYIFISLAENPPAIDDFLSTLNHYMEPYDMENTKVAIQTTLFEKANWKLVLENNRECYHCNASHPELLKTLLEWDDVTDPRADQAFKDHVAASAAAWDAEKIPYAHASFGLRNRIVRMPLLKGTVSMTLDGKQGCKKLMGRIKNPDLGSMRILHLPHSWNHCMGDHIIVFTVWPISAQETMVTTKWLVHKDAVEGEDYDVERMRQVWDATNDQDRRLAEENQRGINSTAYQPGPYSKTYEFGVVNFVDWYSERMLNNLGAAPAPYLKGVAAHE; from the coding sequence ATGGACGTCACCGCAACCTTGAGCTTGGGCGATCCGCTGGAACCCGCACGCAAGGCCACCGCGCAAATGCTGCAAGAGCGCGAGCGCACTTTTTCGCTGCCCCAGCCGTTTTACTCTGACCAGCGGCTGTTCGATATCGACATGCAGGAGATCTTCCAGAAGGAATGGTTGATCGCCGGCATGACCTGCGAAATCCCCGCCAAAGGCAACTACCTGACCCTGCAGATCGGCAAGAACCCGATCATCGTGATCCGTGGCGCCGAAGGCGTGGTGCATGCCTTTCACAACGTCTGCCGCCACCGCGGTTCGCGCTTGTGCACCAGCGACAAGGGCAAGGTCGCCAAACTGGTTTGCCATTACCACCAGTGGACCTATGAACTGGACGGGCGCCTACTGTTCGCCGGCACCGAGATGGGCGCCGACTTCGACATGAAGCAGTACGGCCTCAAGCCGGTGAACGTGAAGACCGCCGGCGGCTACATCTTCATCAGCCTGGCCGAGAACCCGCCGGCCATCGATGACTTTCTGTCGACGCTCAACCACTACATGGAACCCTACGACATGGAAAACACCAAGGTGGCGATCCAGACCACCTTGTTTGAAAAAGCCAACTGGAAGCTGGTGCTGGAAAACAACCGCGAGTGCTACCACTGCAACGCCTCGCACCCCGAGTTACTGAAAACCCTGCTGGAATGGGACGACGTCACCGACCCGCGTGCCGACCAGGCCTTCAAGGACCACGTCGCCGCATCCGCCGCTGCCTGGGACGCCGAGAAGATCCCTTACGCCCACGCCAGCTTCGGTCTGCGAAACCGTATCGTGCGCATGCCGCTGCTCAAGGGCACCGTCTCCATGACCCTGGATGGCAAGCAGGGCTGCAAGAAACTCATGGGCCGGATCAAGAACCCCGACCTGGGCTCGATGCGCATCCTGCACCTGCCCCACTCGTGGAACCACTGCATGGGCGATCACATCATCGTCTTCACGGTGTGGCCGATCAGCGCCCAGGAAACCATGGTCACCACCAAATGGCTGGTGCATAAGGACGCGGTGGAAGGTGAAGACTACGACGTCGAACGCATGCGCCAGGTGTGGGACGCCACCAATGACCAGGACCGGCGCCTGGCCGAAGAGAACCAGCGCGGGATCAACTCCACCGCTTACCAACCGGGGCCGTACTCCAAGACCTATGAGTTTGGCGTGGTGAACTTTGTGGACTGGTACAGCGAGCGCATGCTCAACAACCTGGGAGCGGCGCCGGCGCCGTACCTCAAGGGCGTCGCAGCACACGAGTAA
- the etfB gene encoding electron transfer flavoprotein subunit beta has translation MTTHVISLVSIGAHPTSGRPRRAEQDARAVELGLQLAGDNLQVLHAGDIAEPTLRAYLGMGLAQLHVLEQPAGADALPILGDYLRDAGAQVVLTGSQAETGEGSGMLPFLLAEQLGWPLIVGLAQVESIDNGVAHVLQALPRGQRRRLKVRLPFLATVDNAGPKPRQSAYGPAQRGVLQEHDVQVVDDELFTGAVLQPAKPRPKRLKVIKAKSGADRMKAATAKASGGSGQVLKGLSPEAGAEAILKLLIEEGVVR, from the coding sequence ATGACCACCCATGTAATCAGCCTGGTCTCCATAGGCGCCCACCCGACCTCCGGCCGCCCACGTCGCGCCGAACAGGATGCGCGCGCCGTCGAGCTAGGGTTGCAACTGGCGGGGGATAACCTGCAAGTGCTGCATGCCGGCGACATTGCCGAACCGACCCTGCGCGCCTACCTGGGCATGGGGTTGGCGCAGTTGCACGTGCTGGAGCAGCCGGCCGGCGCCGATGCCTTGCCGATACTCGGCGACTATCTACGGGACGCTGGCGCCCAGGTGGTGCTTACCGGCAGCCAGGCAGAAACCGGCGAAGGCTCGGGCATGCTGCCCTTCCTGTTGGCCGAACAACTGGGCTGGCCGTTGATTGTCGGCCTGGCCCAGGTGGAGTCCATCGACAACGGTGTGGCCCATGTACTGCAAGCCCTGCCGCGCGGGCAGCGGCGGCGCCTGAAGGTGCGCCTGCCGTTCCTGGCCACGGTGGATAACGCCGGGCCCAAGCCTCGGCAAAGCGCCTACGGCCCGGCCCAGCGCGGAGTGCTGCAGGAGCACGACGTGCAGGTGGTGGACGATGAGTTATTCACAGGCGCCGTGCTGCAACCGGCCAAGCCTCGACCCAAGCGCCTCAAAGTGATCAAGGCCAAGAGCGGCGCCGACCGTATGAAAGCTGCCACTGCCAAGGCCAGCGGCGGCAGTGGCCAGGTGCTCAAGGGCCTCAGCCCCGAGGCGGGTGCCGAAGCGATTCTCAAGCTGCTGATCGAAGAAGGCGTGGTGCGCTGA
- the etfA gene encoding electron transfer flavoprotein subunit alpha: MSDIIRRDPRAEWIARNRLHPLHAAMQPEQHSWMGPNGILRKNVHGIGFIGPNGIKRIDRSGAQQGGATKRTAAVQVQLPLHQVPAPAFYINVVPDMVGGRLSSHDRDLLGLARQLAGSDGAVLAVVFGEHKESAFDTAGVDRLLVLDGHAFDGYSPEQRVHGLRAVDNQFSPRHWLLPDSRSGGGELGRRFAASLKERPATRVWQIKGNECIGRAGAGQEDLARALPRLILAAVECADPVSDTRHEVLPVELSTALARSLPRIEDLGAVAVDPGAIPMAEAEFIFSGGNGVKDWELFHQTAAALGATEGASRVAVDDGFMARDRQVGASGIWVTARVYVAVGISGAIQHLQGIGACDKVVAINLDPGCDMIKRADLSVIGDSGEILRALIAAVQAHRNGAKRDAA, encoded by the coding sequence ATGAGCGACATTATCCGCCGCGACCCACGGGCCGAATGGATCGCCCGCAACCGCCTGCACCCGCTGCATGCGGCGATGCAACCGGAGCAGCACAGTTGGATGGGGCCTAACGGCATCCTCCGTAAAAACGTGCATGGCATTGGTTTTATCGGCCCCAACGGCATCAAGCGTATCGACCGCAGCGGCGCCCAGCAGGGTGGCGCGACCAAGCGCACGGCAGCGGTGCAAGTGCAGTTGCCGCTGCACCAGGTGCCAGCCCCGGCGTTCTACATCAACGTGGTGCCGGATATGGTCGGCGGCCGCCTGAGCAGCCACGACCGCGACTTGCTGGGCCTGGCACGGCAACTCGCCGGCAGCGACGGTGCGGTACTGGCGGTGGTCTTTGGCGAGCATAAGGAAAGTGCCTTCGACACGGCCGGCGTGGATCGCCTGCTGGTGCTGGACGGCCACGCATTCGACGGTTATTCACCGGAGCAACGGGTCCATGGCCTGCGGGCTGTGGATAACCAGTTCAGCCCGCGTCACTGGTTGCTGCCCGACAGCCGCAGTGGCGGTGGCGAACTGGGGCGGCGCTTTGCTGCGAGCCTCAAGGAACGCCCGGCAACCCGGGTGTGGCAGATCAAGGGCAACGAGTGTATCGGCCGTGCCGGTGCGGGCCAGGAAGACCTGGCGCGAGCGTTGCCAAGGCTGATCCTGGCCGCCGTGGAATGTGCCGACCCCGTCAGCGATACGCGCCATGAAGTGTTGCCGGTGGAGTTATCCACAGCGCTGGCGCGCAGCTTGCCGCGTATCGAGGATCTGGGCGCGGTGGCGGTGGATCCGGGCGCGATTCCCATGGCCGAAGCCGAGTTTATTTTCTCGGGCGGCAACGGGGTCAAGGACTGGGAGCTGTTCCACCAGACCGCTGCCGCCCTGGGGGCTACCGAAGGTGCGTCGCGGGTGGCCGTGGACGATGGCTTCATGGCCCGTGATCGGCAGGTTGGCGCCAGTGGTATCTGGGTCACTGCGCGGGTGTATGTGGCCGTGGGGATCTCCGGGGCGATCCAGCACCTGCAAGGCATCGGTGCCTGCGACAAGGTGGTGGCGATCAACCTCGATCCGGGGTGCGACATGATCAAGCGCGCCGACCTGTCGGTGATCGGTGACAGCGGCGAAATTCTCCGGGCCTTGATCGCAGCGGTCCAGGCCCACCGCAACGGCGCCAAGCGCGATGCGGCTTAA
- the dgcB gene encoding (Fe-S)-binding protein, whose translation MLNTLLPILLFAALGLAVLGALRRVNMWRRGRAAKVDLLGGLLAMPKRYMVDLHHVVARDKYIANTHVATALGFVLSALLAILVHGFGLHNRILGYALLLASVLMFVGATFVYLRRRNPPSRLSKGPWMRLPKSLMAFSVSFFLVTLPVAGILPADFGGWLLAALLGVGVLWGVSEMFFGMTWGGPMKHAFAGALHLAWHRRAERFGGGRSTGLKPLDLSDKSAPLGVEKPKDFTWNQLLGFDACVQCGKCEAACPAFAAGQPLNPKKLIQDMVVGLAGGTDAKFAGSPYPGKAIGEHSGNPHQPIVNGLVDAETLWSCTTCRACVEECPMMIEHVDAIVDMRRHLTLEKGATPNKGAEVLENLIATDNPGGFAPGGRMNWAADLNLPLLGDKKTTDVLFWVGDGAFDMRNQRTLRAFVKVLKAAKVDFAVLGLEERDSGDVARRLGDEATFQLLAARNIQTLAKYSFKRIVTCDPHSFHVLKNEYGAFDGNYRVQHHSTYMAELIDAGALNLGQHKGNSVTYHDPCYLGRYNGEYEAPRQVLRALGIEVKEMQRSGFRSRCCGGGGGAPITDIPGKQRIPDMRMEDIRETGAELVAVGCPQCTAMLEGVVEPRPLIKDIAELVADALLEEAASAKNTRQPAEVH comes from the coding sequence ATGTTGAACACCCTTCTTCCGATTCTCCTGTTTGCGGCCCTGGGCCTCGCTGTCCTCGGCGCTTTGCGCCGGGTGAACATGTGGCGCCGTGGCCGTGCCGCCAAGGTCGACCTGCTGGGCGGCCTGTTGGCCATGCCCAAGCGCTACATGGTCGACCTGCACCACGTGGTCGCCCGCGACAAATACATCGCCAATACCCACGTGGCCACGGCCCTGGGCTTTGTGTTGTCAGCGTTGCTGGCGATTCTGGTGCACGGTTTCGGCCTGCATAACCGCATCCTTGGCTACGCCTTGCTGCTGGCCTCGGTGCTGATGTTTGTCGGCGCCACCTTCGTCTACCTGCGCCGGCGCAACCCGCCATCGCGCCTGTCCAAGGGCCCGTGGATGCGCCTGCCGAAAAGCCTGATGGCGTTTTCGGTCAGTTTCTTCCTGGTGACCTTGCCGGTGGCCGGGATCCTGCCTGCCGACTTCGGTGGCTGGCTGCTGGCCGCGCTGCTCGGTGTGGGTGTGCTGTGGGGCGTGTCGGAGATGTTCTTCGGCATGACCTGGGGCGGGCCGATGAAGCATGCGTTTGCCGGTGCCCTGCACTTGGCCTGGCACCGCCGCGCCGAACGTTTTGGCGGTGGCCGTTCCACCGGTTTGAAGCCGCTGGACCTGAGCGATAAAAGCGCGCCCCTGGGCGTGGAAAAACCCAAGGACTTCACCTGGAACCAATTGCTGGGCTTCGACGCCTGCGTGCAGTGCGGCAAGTGCGAAGCCGCGTGCCCGGCGTTTGCTGCCGGCCAGCCGCTGAACCCGAAAAAGCTGATCCAGGACATGGTGGTCGGCCTGGCCGGTGGCACCGATGCGAAGTTCGCCGGCAGTCCGTATCCGGGCAAGGCCATTGGCGAGCACAGCGGCAACCCGCACCAACCGATCGTCAACGGCCTGGTGGACGCCGAGACCTTGTGGTCGTGCACCACCTGCCGCGCCTGCGTCGAAGAATGCCCGATGATGATCGAGCACGTGGATGCCATCGTCGATATGCGCCGTCACCTGACCCTGGAAAAAGGCGCGACCCCGAACAAGGGCGCCGAAGTCCTGGAAAACCTGATCGCCACCGACAACCCTGGCGGTTTTGCCCCGGGCGGGCGGATGAACTGGGCGGCGGACTTGAACCTGCCGCTGCTCGGCGATAAGAAGACAACTGACGTACTGTTCTGGGTTGGCGATGGTGCCTTCGACATGCGTAACCAGCGGACCTTGCGCGCTTTCGTCAAAGTGCTGAAGGCGGCCAAGGTCGATTTCGCCGTGCTGGGCCTGGAGGAACGCGACAGTGGCGACGTGGCCCGGCGTCTGGGGGATGAGGCGACGTTCCAGCTACTGGCTGCGCGCAATATCCAGACCCTGGCCAAGTACAGCTTCAAGCGCATCGTGACCTGCGATCCCCACAGTTTCCATGTACTGAAAAACGAATACGGCGCCTTCGACGGCAACTACCGCGTGCAGCACCACAGCACCTACATGGCCGAGTTGATCGACGCCGGCGCGCTGAACCTGGGCCAGCACAAAGGCAACAGCGTGACCTATCACGACCCGTGCTACCTGGGCCGTTACAACGGCGAGTACGAGGCTCCGCGCCAAGTACTGCGGGCGCTGGGGATCGAGGTCAAGGAGATGCAACGTTCGGGCTTCCGTTCCCGTTGCTGTGGCGGTGGTGGCGGCGCGCCGATCACCGATATTCCCGGCAAGCAGCGCATTCCCGACATGCGCATGGAGGACATCCGCGAGACCGGTGCCGAGCTGGTGGCCGTCGGTTGTCCACAGTGTACGGCGATGCTCGAAGGGGTGGTCGAGCCGCGCCCACTGATCAAGGACATTGCCGAGTTGGTGGCGGATGCCTTGCTCGAAGAGGCCGCATCGGCCAAGAACACCCGTCAACCTGCGGAGGTCCACTGA
- the dgcA gene encoding NADH:flavin oxidoreductase, translated as MAFEAMFAPIQIGKLTIRNRVLSTAHAEVYATDGGMTTERYVKYYEEKAKGGIGLAICGGSSVVAIDSPQEWWSSVNLSTDRIIPHFQNLADAMHKHGAKIMIQITHMGRRSRWDGFNWPTLMSPSGVREPVHRATCKTIEPEEIWRVIGNYASAAARAKAGGLDGVELSAVHQHMIDQFWSPRVNKRTDEWGGSFEGRMKFGLEVLKAVRAEVGPDFCVGIRLCGDEFHPDGLSHEDMKQIAKYYDDTGMLDFIGVVGSGCDTHNTLANVIPNMSFPPEPFLHLAAGIKEVVKVPVLHAQNIKDPNQATRILEGGYVDMVGMTRAHMADPHLIAKIKMGQIDQIKQCVGANYCIDRQYQGLDVLCIQNAATSREYMGVPHIIEKSTGPKRKVVVVGAGPAGMEAARVAAERGHDVTLLEKKDFIGGQITTASKAPQRDQIAGITRWFQLELARLNVDLRLGVAADAATILDLRPDVVVLAVGGHPFIEQNEHWGAAEGLVVSSWDVLDGKVAPGKNVLVYDTICEFTGMSVADFLADKGCQVEIVTDDIKPGVAIGGTSFPTYYRSMYPKEVIMTGDMMLEKVYREGDKLIAVLENEYTGAKEERVVDQVVVENGVRPDEEIYYALKQGARNKGQMDVEALFAIKPQPCLSEPGEGYLLFRIGDCVAQRNTHAAIYDALRLCKDF; from the coding sequence ATGGCTTTCGAAGCAATGTTTGCGCCGATCCAGATCGGCAAACTGACCATCCGCAACCGCGTGCTCAGTACCGCCCACGCGGAGGTGTATGCCACCGACGGCGGGATGACCACCGAACGTTATGTGAAGTACTACGAAGAGAAAGCCAAGGGCGGCATTGGCCTGGCAATCTGTGGCGGTTCCTCCGTGGTGGCGATCGACAGCCCGCAGGAATGGTGGAGTTCGGTCAACCTGTCCACCGACCGCATCATCCCGCACTTCCAGAACCTGGCTGACGCGATGCACAAGCATGGCGCCAAGATCATGATCCAGATTACCCACATGGGCCGTCGCTCACGCTGGGACGGCTTTAACTGGCCGACCTTGATGTCGCCCTCCGGCGTCCGTGAACCAGTACACCGCGCCACCTGCAAAACCATCGAACCGGAAGAAATCTGGCGGGTGATCGGCAACTACGCCAGCGCCGCAGCGCGGGCCAAGGCCGGTGGCCTGGATGGCGTGGAACTGTCGGCGGTGCACCAGCACATGATCGACCAGTTCTGGAGCCCGCGGGTCAACAAGCGTACCGATGAGTGGGGCGGCAGCTTTGAGGGGCGGATGAAATTCGGCCTGGAAGTGCTCAAGGCCGTGCGTGCCGAAGTCGGCCCGGATTTTTGCGTCGGCATCCGCCTGTGCGGCGACGAGTTCCACCCGGACGGCCTGTCCCACGAGGACATGAAGCAGATCGCCAAGTATTACGACGACACCGGCATGCTCGACTTTATCGGCGTGGTCGGCTCGGGGTGCGACACCCACAACACCCTGGCCAACGTGATCCCCAACATGAGTTTCCCACCGGAGCCGTTCCTGCACCTGGCCGCCGGGATCAAGGAAGTGGTCAAGGTCCCGGTGCTGCACGCGCAGAACATCAAGGACCCGAACCAGGCCACGCGCATCCTCGAAGGCGGTTATGTGGACATGGTCGGCATGACCCGTGCGCACATGGCCGACCCGCACCTGATCGCCAAGATCAAGATGGGCCAGATTGACCAGATCAAGCAGTGCGTCGGCGCCAACTATTGCATCGACCGCCAGTACCAGGGCCTGGACGTGCTGTGCATCCAGAACGCCGCGACCTCCCGTGAATACATGGGCGTGCCGCACATCATCGAAAAATCCACCGGGCCCAAGCGCAAAGTGGTGGTGGTCGGTGCCGGCCCGGCCGGGATGGAGGCCGCTCGGGTTGCTGCCGAGCGTGGCCACGACGTGACCCTGTTGGAGAAAAAAGACTTTATCGGCGGGCAGATCACCACCGCGTCCAAGGCCCCGCAGCGCGACCAGATCGCCGGTATCACCCGCTGGTTCCAGCTGGAACTGGCACGGCTCAACGTCGACCTGCGCCTGGGCGTGGCGGCGGATGCCGCAACCATCCTCGACTTGCGCCCGGATGTGGTGGTGCTGGCGGTGGGTGGGCATCCGTTCATCGAGCAGAACGAACACTGGGGCGCGGCAGAAGGCCTGGTGGTCAGCAGCTGGGACGTGCTCGACGGCAAGGTGGCGCCGGGCAAGAACGTGCTGGTGTACGACACCATCTGCGAATTCACCGGCATGTCCGTGGCCGACTTCCTGGCCGACAAGGGTTGCCAGGTCGAGATCGTCACCGACGATATCAAGCCTGGCGTGGCCATCGGTGGTACGTCATTCCCCACCTACTATCGCAGCATGTACCCCAAGGAAGTGATCATGACCGGCGACATGATGCTGGAGAAGGTCTACCGCGAGGGTGACAAGCTGATAGCGGTGCTGGAGAACGAATACACCGGCGCCAAGGAAGAGCGGGTGGTGGACCAGGTAGTGGTGGAGAACGGCGTGCGCCCGGATGAAGAAATCTACTACGCCCTCAAGCAAGGGGCGCGCAACAAGGGGCAGATGGACGTCGAAGCGTTGTTCGCGATCAAGCCGCAACCGTGCCTGAGCGAACCGGGGGAAGGCTACTTGCTGTTCCGCATCGGTGACTGTGTGGCCCAGCGCAATACCCACGCCGCGATCTACGACGCCCTGCGCTTGTGCAAGGATTTCTGA
- a CDS encoding DUF5943 domain-containing protein: protein MAKIAPQLPIEVDSETGVWTSDALPMLYVPRHFFVNNHMGIEEVLGADAYAEILYKAGYKSAWHWCEKEAECHGLEGVAVFEHYMKRLSQRGWGLFKIQDIDLDKGTASVKLEHSAFVYVYGKVGRKVDYMFTGWFAGAMDQILQARGSNIRTVAEQVYGGSEEGHDDGLFTVKPL from the coding sequence ATGGCCAAGATCGCCCCGCAATTGCCAATCGAAGTCGACAGCGAAACCGGTGTCTGGACCTCCGACGCCTTGCCGATGCTGTACGTGCCGCGTCATTTCTTCGTCAACAACCACATGGGCATCGAAGAGGTGCTGGGCGCTGATGCCTACGCCGAAATCCTCTACAAGGCCGGCTACAAATCCGCCTGGCACTGGTGTGAAAAAGAAGCCGAATGCCACGGCCTGGAAGGCGTCGCGGTGTTCGAGCACTACATGAAGCGCCTGTCGCAACGCGGCTGGGGCCTGTTCAAGATCCAGGACATCGACCTCGACAAAGGCACCGCCAGCGTCAAGCTCGAACACTCGGCATTCGTCTACGTGTATGGCAAGGTCGGGCGCAAGGTTGACTACATGTTCACCGGCTGGTTTGCCGGCGCCATGGACCAGATTCTGCAGGCGCGCGGCAGCAACATCCGCACCGTCGCCGAACAAGTCTACGGAGGCTCCGAAGAGGGCCATGACGACGGTCTGTTCACCGTCAAGCCGTTGTAA
- a CDS encoding dipeptidase codes for MSPAELHADSIVIDGLIIAKWNRDLFEDMRKGGLTAANCTVSVWEGFQATINNIVASQTLIRENSDLVIPVKTTADIRRAKEQGKTGIIFGFQNAHAFEDQLGYVEIFKQLGVGVVQMCYNTQNLVGTGCYERDGGLSGFGREIVGEMNRVGIMCDLSHVGSKTSEEVILESKKPVCYSHCLPSGLKEHPRNKSDAELKFIADHGGFVGVTMFAPFLAKGIDSTIDDYAEAIEYTMNIVGEDAIGIGTDFTQGHGQDFFEMLTHDKGYARRLTSFGKIINPLGIRTVGEFPNLTETLLKRGHSERVVRKIMGENWVNVLKDVWGE; via the coding sequence ATGAGCCCAGCCGAACTGCACGCCGACAGCATCGTTATCGACGGGCTGATCATTGCCAAGTGGAACCGCGACCTGTTCGAGGACATGCGCAAGGGTGGCCTGACCGCCGCCAACTGCACGGTGTCGGTGTGGGAAGGCTTCCAGGCCACGATCAATAACATCGTGGCCAGCCAGACCCTGATCCGTGAGAACAGCGACCTGGTGATCCCGGTGAAAACCACCGCCGATATCCGCCGCGCCAAGGAGCAGGGCAAGACTGGCATCATCTTCGGCTTCCAGAATGCCCACGCCTTTGAAGACCAGCTCGGCTACGTCGAGATCTTCAAGCAGCTCGGCGTCGGCGTGGTGCAGATGTGCTACAACACCCAGAACCTGGTGGGCACCGGCTGCTATGAGCGCGACGGCGGGCTGTCGGGCTTTGGGCGCGAAATTGTCGGTGAGATGAACCGTGTCGGCATCATGTGCGACCTGTCCCACGTCGGCTCCAAGACCAGCGAAGAAGTCATCCTCGAATCGAAAAAACCGGTGTGCTACTCCCACTGCCTGCCGTCCGGCCTTAAAGAGCACCCGCGCAACAAGTCCGATGCAGAACTCAAATTCATTGCCGACCACGGCGGCTTTGTCGGCGTGACCATGTTTGCGCCGTTCCTGGCCAAGGGTATCGATTCGACCATCGACGACTACGCCGAAGCCATCGAGTACACCATGAACATCGTCGGCGAAGACGCCATCGGCATCGGCACCGACTTCACCCAGGGCCATGGCCAGGATTTCTTCGAAATGCTGACCCATGACAAGGGCTACGCCCGCCGCCTGACCAGCTTCGGCAAGATCATCAACCCGCTGGGCATCCGCACCGTGGGCGAGTTCCCCAACCTGACCGAGACCCTGCTCAAGCGCGGCCACAGCGAACGCGTGGTGCGCAAGATTATGGGCGAGAACTGGGTCAACGTGCTGAAAGACGTCTGGGGCGAATAA
- a CDS encoding lysozyme inhibitor LprI family protein, whose translation MKPIFLALALLATGVHAAEDTDSTPCDGIENDKQTLECASYNKTTAEQLLKDNYQGLLERMGSTYASDKTKLADITARLKDAQQKWEKLRDADCAVDTFPAVTGTRAYAIAQNDCLARMSDERSEFLESIGQE comes from the coding sequence ATGAAACCGATTTTCCTGGCTTTGGCACTCCTCGCCACCGGCGTCCACGCGGCTGAAGACACCGACAGCACGCCGTGTGATGGCATCGAAAACGACAAACAGACCCTGGAATGCGCCTCCTACAACAAAACCACCGCCGAGCAGTTGTTGAAAGACAACTATCAAGGCCTGCTGGAACGCATGGGTTCTACCTACGCCAGCGACAAGACCAAACTGGCGGACATTACCGCTCGTCTGAAGGATGCCCAGCAGAAGTGGGAAAAACTGCGGGATGCTGATTGCGCGGTGGACACCTTCCCCGCAGTGACCGGAACCCGCGCCTACGCCATTGCGCAGAATGACTGCCTGGCGCGGATGAGTGATGAGCGGTCGGAGTTTTTGGAGTCGATTGGCCAGGAATAA
- a CDS encoding DUF3010 family protein produces MTLCGIEIKGSEAIIAVAAPDLTHVAMATKKIALEDDDEAANVKAFASQVAAFVRDNGITRIAIKKRSKKGEFAGGPTTFKIEGVLQLLDGVEVTLLSPQTINAQYKKHSFELPATLNKYQHEAFKTACSALVKK; encoded by the coding sequence ATGACTCTGTGCGGCATCGAAATCAAAGGCAGCGAAGCCATCATCGCCGTTGCCGCCCCGGACCTGACCCACGTCGCCATGGCCACCAAGAAAATCGCCCTTGAGGACGATGACGAAGCCGCCAACGTCAAAGCCTTCGCCAGCCAAGTGGCCGCGTTTGTGCGCGACAACGGCATCACCCGCATCGCGATCAAGAAACGCAGCAAGAAAGGCGAATTCGCCGGCGGCCCGACCACCTTCAAGATCGAAGGCGTGTTGCAGTTGCTGGACGGCGTTGAAGTGACGCTGCTGTCGCCGCAGACCATCAATGCGCAGTACAAGAAGCACAGCTTCGAACTGCCGGCGACGCTGAACAAGTATCAGCATGAGGCCTTCAAAACCGCGTGCTCGGCCTTGGTAAAAAAATAA
- a CDS encoding GlxA family transcriptional regulator, whose translation MSQDFYFLLMPGFSAIGFISAIEPLRVANRFRGELYRWHVLSADGGAVLASNGMSVNADGGLEPLKKDATLLVVAGFEPLEFVTPALEHWLRRLEHDGVTLGAIDTGSFVLAQAGLLDGYRLTLHWEAIDAFKESYPALAVTQELFEIDRRRITCAGGTASIDLMLDLISQAHGPELAIQVSEQFVLGRIRPRKDHQRMQIATRYGINNQKLVQVIGEMEQHTEPPLSTLALAQMIKVTRRQLERLFRLHLNETPSTFYLGLRLEKARKLLRQSGMSVLEVSIACGFESPSYFTRSYRARFAKCPREDRRR comes from the coding sequence ATGTCCCAGGACTTTTATTTTTTGCTGATGCCCGGCTTTTCAGCCATCGGCTTTATCTCTGCCATTGAACCGCTGCGCGTGGCCAACCGTTTTCGCGGCGAGCTGTATCGTTGGCACGTACTGAGCGCGGACGGCGGCGCGGTGCTGGCGAGCAATGGCATGTCGGTCAACGCTGACGGCGGATTGGAACCACTGAAAAAAGACGCGACTTTGCTGGTAGTGGCCGGCTTCGAACCCCTGGAGTTCGTCACGCCAGCCCTGGAGCACTGGCTGCGCCGCCTCGAGCATGACGGCGTGACCCTCGGCGCCATCGACACCGGCAGCTTCGTCCTGGCCCAGGCCGGCCTGCTCGACGGCTACCGTCTGACCCTGCACTGGGAAGCCATCGATGCCTTCAAGGAATCCTATCCCGCACTGGCCGTGACCCAGGAACTGTTCGAGATCGACCGCCGGCGCATCACCTGCGCCGGTGGCACCGCCTCCATCGACCTGATGCTCGACCTGATCAGCCAGGCCCACGGCCCGGAGTTGGCGATTCAGGTCTCCGAACAGTTCGTGCTGGGCCGCATCCGCCCGCGCAAGGATCACCAGCGCATGCAGATCGCCACGCGCTACGGGATCAACAACCAGAAGCTGGTGCAGGTGATCGGCGAGATGGAACAGCACACCGAACCGCCCCTGAGCACCCTGGCGCTGGCGCAGATGATCAAGGTCACGCGGCGGCAACTGGAGCGTCTGTTTCGCCTGCATCTGAACGAAACACCGAGTACCTTCTACCTCGGCCTGCGCCTGGAGAAGGCCCGCAAATTGCTGCGCCAGAGTGGTATGAGCGTGCTGGAAGTGAGCATTGCCTGTGGGTTTGAGTCACCGTCGTACTTCACCCGCAGCTACCGGGCACGGTTTGCCAAATGCCCGCGAGAGGATCGGCGGCGGTAG